A single genomic interval of Lathyrus oleraceus cultivar Zhongwan6 chromosome 7, CAAS_Psat_ZW6_1.0, whole genome shotgun sequence harbors:
- the LOC127104244 gene encoding uncharacterized protein LOC127104244, producing the protein MSSDTAVSSIKVMNQDLVKLDWFDRTNYTKWQDKMVFLLTSLKVHYVLDPDLAPIPEPLENDSKEVKKERKKRKEDELLCRAHILNTLSDRLYDLYTDNPYAIEIWKALEFKFKAGEEVGAIITKLPPSWKGYRKKLLHSSEDFSLEKIQKHLRIEEESKEREKSESMGLSKANVVTTKGKKKHDVIKSHLGPKKEHNKFKNSGGHKDPKSGCFVCRKPGYYARDCRHNKSKYEINAVHANDDIIAIVSEIMAIKGKVQCWWYDTCATVYVSYDKVLSKPILR; encoded by the exons ATGTCTTCCGACACTGCAGTTTCAAGCATCAAAGTTATGAATCAGGATCTTGTCAAGTTGGATTGGTTTGATAGAACCAACTACACCAAATGGCAAGACAAAATGGTATTCTTACTGACTTCCCTGAAGGTTCACTATGTCTTAGATCCAGACTTAGCACCCATTCCTGAACCATTAGAAAATGACTCTAAAGAAGTCAAGAAGGAGCGCAAGAAACGTAAGGAGGACGAACTGCTATGTCGTGCACATATTCTGAATACGTTGTCTGATCGTCTCTACGATCTCTATACGGATAATCCGTATGCAATAGAAATCTGGAAAGCACTCGAATTCAAGTTCAAGGCCGGAGAGGAAG TCGGTGCAATCATTACAAAATTGCCACCTTCGTGGAAAGGCTACAGAAAGAAATTATTGCACAGTTCTGAGGACTTCTCTTTGGAGAAAATCCAGAAACATCTTCGAATCGAGGAGGAATCGAAGGAGAGGGAGAAATCAGAATCTATGGGTCTTTCTAAAGCCAATGTTGTGACCACCAAAGGAAAGAAGAAACATGATGTCATAAAGAGTCATCTTGGACCAAAAAAGGAACATAACAAGTTCAAGAATTCTGGCGGTCATAAGGATCCGAAAAGCGGATGTTTTGTTTGTAGAAAACCTGGATACTATGCTAGAGATTGCAGGCATAACAAGTCAAAATACGAGATCAATGCAGTTCATGCAAATGATGACATAATTGCTATAGTGAGCGAAATTATGGCAATCAAAGGCAAAGTTCAATGTTGGTGGTATGATACATGCGCTACGGTGTATGTCTCATATGACAAGGTGCTTTCGAAACCTATTCTGAGATAA